The Opitutus sp. ER46 genome has a window encoding:
- a CDS encoding type II secretion system F family protein, with the protein MNPTVTPPTSRPPLNLRSSAASARWQLHAFEVARRAGKVSVGAPVRPRRVCVYASSIEAAEAGAGASKDETCRRVPLRPTETLWPHHWPRRDEIADFYETVGSALRTGSGMGLALNLAARVARTPAMRGIVGSLQHRVTHGEELHTAMRAFPQTFAPMQLAMVEAAAAAGLDKAGGLLVTIAERLQKDGKVWRRFVGALTYPLSLIALTLVGAIVLEIWALPPMVELFRTLGGHLPPITRAFYAVAQFLREHALIVFPLLGAVVVAGIVTGPALLRTPWAQRLSIRLWVVGPIIQWIALVRALGTFVLLKQSGARVRDQFAMAAAAAGNCVVGAFFEACYARIALGETVEEAFTAERHRLGDDGLRLAGKMEVGMAGADLGTLLQRTIAEIDDRAEARLNLLPNLLRWPLLIVCCAIIGAVALAIVLPYPNLIADVAQQQANGGR; encoded by the coding sequence ATGAACCCCACCGTCACTCCCCCCACGTCGCGCCCGCCCCTGAACCTCCGGTCCTCAGCGGCATCGGCTCGCTGGCAACTCCACGCCTTTGAGGTGGCCCGCCGTGCGGGCAAGGTGAGCGTCGGCGCGCCCGTGCGACCGCGGCGCGTCTGCGTGTACGCGTCGTCGATCGAGGCCGCGGAAGCGGGCGCCGGCGCGAGCAAGGACGAGACCTGCCGCCGCGTGCCGCTTCGGCCGACCGAAACCCTGTGGCCTCACCACTGGCCCCGGCGGGACGAGATTGCCGATTTCTACGAGACCGTCGGCAGCGCCCTGCGCACGGGAAGCGGCATGGGCCTGGCGTTGAACCTCGCCGCGCGGGTGGCGCGCACGCCTGCCATGCGAGGCATCGTGGGCAGCCTCCAGCACCGCGTCACCCACGGCGAGGAACTGCACACCGCCATGCGCGCCTTTCCCCAGACCTTCGCGCCGATGCAGCTTGCCATGGTCGAAGCGGCGGCCGCGGCGGGGCTGGACAAAGCCGGCGGTCTCCTGGTGACGATCGCAGAACGACTGCAGAAGGACGGCAAAGTCTGGCGCCGCTTCGTGGGCGCCCTCACGTACCCGCTCAGTCTCATCGCGCTGACGCTCGTCGGCGCCATCGTCCTGGAGATCTGGGCCCTGCCGCCCATGGTCGAATTATTCCGCACGCTGGGCGGGCATCTGCCGCCCATCACCCGGGCGTTCTATGCGGTTGCCCAATTCCTGCGGGAACACGCGCTCATCGTGTTTCCGCTTCTCGGTGCAGTCGTCGTCGCCGGGATCGTGACCGGCCCGGCGCTGCTTCGCACTCCCTGGGCCCAGCGGCTGAGCATCCGACTGTGGGTGGTCGGCCCGATCATCCAGTGGATCGCCCTGGTTCGTGCGCTCGGAACCTTCGTCCTCCTGAAACAATCCGGCGCCCGGGTCCGCGATCAGTTCGCGATGGCCGCCGCGGCCGCCGGCAATTGCGTGGTCGGCGCCTTCTTCGAGGCATGCTACGCGCGCATCGCGCTCGGCGAGACCGTGGAGGAGGCGTTCACCGCCGAACGCCACCGCCTCGGCGACGATGGGCTGCGGCTTGCCGGCAAGATGGAGGTCGGCATGGCGGGCGCGGACCTGGGCACGCTCCTGCAGCGCACCATCGCCGAGATCGATGATCGCGCCGAGGCGCGCCTGAACCTCCTCCCCAATCTCCTGCGCTGGCCCCTCCTGATCGTGTGCTGCGCGATCATCGGAGCCGTCGCCCTCGCGATCGTGCTGCCCTATCCCAACCTCATCGCCGACGTCGCCCAGCAGCAGGCGAACGGGGGCCGGTGA
- a CDS encoding AAA family ATPase, with amino-acid sequence MTFRLHDFAIDLTARARAGLLDPVLGRDREIERLLRILARKTKNNPVLLGEPGVGKTAIVEGLAQRIVSVAPPSHLAEVTVYALNLGSVLAGTSYRGDFEQRLQQLIAELRRPGSRRLLFVDELHLLGRAGRSEGGLDAGNLLKPLLARGELPCIGASTPDEWQQLVALDPALERRFQPVTVAEASPAQTLQILRGLRARYEGHHGVEITEDALHAAIDHAVARDRTRRLPDKAIDLLDEACAMVRLARGLDATPEWTLAERALSAAAEAFDLSAYAHLRSRVIPALRPTSRPQVDAAAIARLARNDE; translated from the coding sequence ATGACCTTCCGGCTCCACGACTTCGCGATCGATCTCACCGCTCGCGCCCGCGCCGGCCTGCTCGATCCCGTGCTCGGCCGCGATCGCGAGATCGAGCGGCTCCTGCGCATCCTCGCCCGCAAGACCAAGAACAACCCGGTCCTGCTCGGTGAACCGGGCGTCGGCAAGACCGCGATCGTCGAGGGCCTCGCCCAGCGCATCGTCAGCGTCGCGCCCCCGTCCCACCTCGCCGAGGTGACGGTGTACGCCCTGAATCTCGGCAGCGTGCTCGCCGGCACGAGCTACCGCGGCGACTTCGAACAGCGGCTGCAGCAGCTCATCGCCGAGTTGCGTCGCCCCGGCTCCCGCCGGCTGCTGTTTGTCGACGAGCTCCACCTGCTCGGCCGCGCCGGCCGCAGCGAGGGCGGACTCGACGCCGGCAACCTCCTGAAGCCCCTTCTCGCCCGCGGCGAGTTGCCCTGCATCGGCGCCTCCACGCCCGACGAGTGGCAGCAGCTCGTCGCCCTCGATCCCGCCCTGGAACGGCGTTTCCAACCCGTCACCGTCGCCGAAGCCAGCCCCGCTCAGACCTTGCAGATCCTCCGCGGGCTCCGCGCGCGCTACGAGGGACATCACGGCGTCGAGATCACCGAGGATGCCCTCCACGCCGCCATCGATCATGCCGTTGCCCGCGATCGCACGCGCCGGCTGCCCGACAAGGCCATCGACCTCCTGGATGAGGCTTGCGCCATGGTGCGGCTCGCCCGCGGTCTCGACGCCACGCCGGAGTGGACGCTGGCGGAGCGGGCACTCTCTGCGGCCGCCGAGGCTTTCGACCTCAGCGCGTACGCGCACCTGCGCAGCCGGGTGATCCCGGCACTGCGCCCCACCAGCCGGCCGCAGGTGGACGCGGCCGCGATTGCCCGGCTCGCCCGGAACGACGAATAG
- a CDS encoding endonuclease/exonuclease/phosphatase family protein: MFYRLLLIFMPASTPRSWFILILLAVTAVSVSAQDLVLGTYNLRNDNAGDVQRGNGWKERVPFVAGLIRFHGFDVLGTQEALYHQLEDVARLVEGYAWVGVGRDDGARAGEFAAIFYRTEAVAVRASGTFWFSPTKTVPSKGWDSNYRRICTWAKLEQRATGFVFFVFNVHFDHKGHEARRNSARMLLEEAKAIAGDAPVVLMGDFNSDQKTEYYQTLAGAGWVKDARELSPVRYEPNGTFNNFLPDAWTPARIDHIFLSRAFAVKRYGVLTDSYRARLPAESNAGGKDQPDELNLERAVARMPSDHFPVLVETTKAGGVGAPAR; this comes from the coding sequence ATGTTTTACCGCCTCTTGCTGATTTTCATGCCCGCCTCCACCCCCCGCTCCTGGTTCATTCTGATTCTGCTCGCCGTGACCGCCGTCAGTGTGTCGGCGCAGGACCTCGTGCTCGGCACGTACAACCTGCGCAACGACAACGCGGGTGATGTCCAGCGCGGCAACGGTTGGAAAGAGCGCGTACCGTTCGTGGCCGGACTGATCCGCTTTCACGGCTTCGATGTGCTCGGGACCCAGGAAGCGCTCTATCACCAGCTCGAGGACGTGGCGCGGCTGGTCGAGGGGTACGCATGGGTGGGCGTGGGCCGGGATGACGGGGCGCGCGCAGGCGAGTTCGCCGCGATCTTCTATCGGACTGAGGCGGTGGCGGTGCGGGCCTCGGGTACGTTCTGGTTCTCGCCGACGAAGACGGTGCCGTCGAAAGGCTGGGACTCGAACTACCGTCGGATCTGCACCTGGGCGAAGCTCGAGCAACGGGCGACCGGGTTCGTGTTCTTCGTCTTCAACGTCCATTTCGATCACAAGGGCCATGAAGCACGGCGGAACAGTGCACGCATGCTGCTCGAGGAGGCGAAGGCGATCGCGGGGGACGCCCCGGTCGTGCTGATGGGCGACTTCAACTCGGATCAGAAGACCGAGTACTACCAGACACTGGCGGGGGCGGGTTGGGTGAAGGACGCGCGCGAACTCTCGCCGGTCCGCTATGAGCCCAACGGCACGTTCAACAACTTCCTGCCGGACGCGTGGACGCCGGCGCGGATCGACCACATCTTCCTGAGCCGCGCCTTTGCGGTGAAGCGTTACGGTGTTCTGACCGACAGCTATCGCGCGCGGCTCCCGGCAGAGTCGAACGCTGGTGGCAAGGACCAGCCGGACGAACTGAATCTCGAACGGGCGGTGGCCCGCATGCCCTCGGATCACTTTCCGGTGTTGGTGGAGACGACGAAGGCCGGGGGCGTGGGAGCTCCGGCGCGCTAA
- a CDS encoding class I SAM-dependent RNA methyltransferase, producing MFRGAVGRKKPFNDHPFAYHQEIELEITTLTNLGLGLGRVEIAPRAPAVGAMAATTTDVAAEAKGPSGWVVMVPFTLPGERVRARVFRNHKNYSEADLVNVLVPSPERVQPRCPLFGRCGGCQYQHLSYVAQLQWKQRQVAELLLHMADTSFPVSPVVSSPREYGYRSKITPHFAAPRRPAPAAHREDFGVTAADDDAGSEPLVAAPQGAAATGSAEGVKPFPIGFLRQGTRFDIVDVPHCPIATDAINARLGAVRAAVHGKAASYTRGATLLLREASGEVTTDYDAVITETIDRGGSEAPIRLHFLARDFFQNNPFILPAFTGYVRTQAAQSGARFLVDAYCGSGLFALTAASAFERVAGVEISESSVRFAKENAAANGITNASFLAADAAGIFAGLEFPAADTAVIIDPPRKGSDEAFLKQLFAFGPRAVVYVSCDPATQMRDLRHFLAAGYRLTAAQPFDLFPQTRHLECVLTLVKG from the coding sequence ATGTTCCGTGGCGCCGTGGGAAGAAAGAAGCCGTTCAACGACCATCCGTTTGCGTATCACCAGGAGATCGAACTGGAGATCACGACGTTGACCAACCTCGGGCTGGGGCTGGGTCGCGTGGAGATCGCGCCGCGGGCTCCCGCGGTCGGGGCGATGGCGGCGACGACGACGGACGTTGCGGCGGAGGCGAAGGGCCCCTCCGGCTGGGTCGTGATGGTGCCGTTCACCTTGCCGGGCGAACGCGTGCGCGCGCGGGTATTCCGGAACCACAAGAATTACTCGGAAGCCGATTTGGTGAACGTGCTGGTGCCGTCGCCGGAGCGCGTGCAGCCCCGGTGTCCGCTATTTGGCCGGTGCGGGGGTTGCCAGTACCAGCACCTGAGCTACGTCGCGCAGTTGCAGTGGAAGCAGCGTCAGGTGGCGGAGCTGCTGTTGCACATGGCGGACACGAGCTTCCCGGTGTCGCCGGTGGTTTCCTCGCCGCGCGAGTACGGCTACCGTTCGAAGATCACGCCGCATTTTGCGGCGCCGCGGCGGCCCGCGCCGGCGGCGCATCGCGAGGATTTTGGCGTGACGGCGGCGGACGACGATGCGGGCAGCGAGCCTCTGGTGGCGGCGCCGCAGGGGGCGGCGGCGACCGGATCGGCGGAGGGCGTGAAGCCCTTTCCGATCGGCTTCCTGCGACAGGGCACCCGGTTTGACATCGTGGACGTGCCGCATTGCCCGATCGCGACGGACGCGATCAATGCCCGGCTGGGGGCGGTGCGGGCGGCGGTGCACGGCAAGGCGGCGAGTTACACGCGCGGGGCGACGCTGTTGCTGCGCGAGGCGAGCGGCGAGGTGACGACGGATTACGATGCGGTGATCACCGAGACCATTGACCGCGGCGGGTCGGAGGCCCCGATCCGGCTGCACTTCCTGGCGCGCGACTTCTTCCAAAACAACCCGTTCATCCTGCCGGCGTTCACGGGGTACGTGCGTACGCAGGCGGCGCAGAGCGGGGCGCGCTTCCTGGTGGACGCGTATTGCGGCAGCGGCCTGTTCGCGCTGACGGCAGCTTCGGCGTTCGAGCGCGTGGCCGGCGTGGAGATCAGCGAAAGCAGCGTGCGCTTTGCCAAGGAGAACGCGGCGGCGAACGGAATCACCAACGCCAGCTTCCTCGCGGCCGACGCGGCCGGCATCTTTGCCGGGCTCGAGTTTCCGGCGGCGGATACGGCGGTGATCATCGATCCCCCGCGGAAAGGCTCCGACGAGGCGTTTCTCAAGCAGCTGTTCGCGTTCGGTCCCCGCGCGGTGGTCTACGTTTCCTGCGACCCCGCGACGCAGATGCGTGACCTGCGGCACTTCCTGGCGGCCGGCTACCGGCTGACGGCGGCGCAGCCCTTCGATCTCTTTCCGCAGACCCGCCACCTTGAGTGCGTGCTCACGCTGGTGAAGGGCTGA